The DNA window AAAGCGCTAAAACGAAAATAAAGACTTCAGTAAACTGGGCACAAGAAACGATATTTCAACAAGAAATTCAGGAATTAGAAGACTCGAATTACACATGTGCGAAATTCATTTGCAGGACAACTAAAGTACTAAGCGCAGATCGTACCGACCAACGCGAATTAAACAAATACAGTAAACAGTTATAACAAACAAACACTTACAACTAATAGAAGAATTAAACTCAAGATAGACAGATAAATTTATAGTGTAACAAATAGAATATGTCGATCGGAGTTGGATAAGAAAAATCAAAGGACTACACCTAGGAGCCCAACCAGTCGATGAACAATTAACGAAGCTCGTTATTCTCGATACCTTACAACACCATACAAACACACATTTAAATTTGACAATTTTGAACTGAGACTGGCTCCCTGCGACCCACTTTAAAATCCATGTGGAAATCCCTCTagaaatatatagatatatatacttatatatgtACAACCGAGGATCGCAGGAAGACAAACTCGTCGAGCGCCGAGGTTTGGTTCTATAGTTCTAGATGTACATTCGTTTACAGatacattttgtaaatttgtttcgtttttaaaaCCGCTGCACACGTTTCCTTCATTCAGACTTTAAGTTCGTTTCATTTgtaatgttgttcaacaaTAAAACTATGCACTACATACAGCAGGGGCAGCAACGGACTGGCTGCCCCTCCATCGTGATCAGTGTGTTAATGTTATTGTTTAGTAATTATAACAATATGCCAATTGCATACATACAACAAGGCCTGAGAGTAACGTTAGATTAAAGAAGTCGGCTCAAGCTCACACCTCTAATGATGTTGGACACTTCTGAAACCAATAAGAGGCACAGTTAAGCTGTTGATTAGTTTAAACAGGGGGAAGATAGGATTTTGTTGGGGGTTTCTTAGCTAGCGCGTGGCACGAAGAGAAAGCTCATGTTTGGGGGATGACAAGGGGCTTATGAACCAGTTTCTGAATTATATCGAGTTTCTGTTCATACTGCGCAAAAGGGAAATTTCACATACTTGGAACAGGAACAATAATAAAGAACTACTTAATAGATAACACACAAACTAATCAAACGAGACATCAATACGGCAGTAGGCGGATGATAGTGGGATTTACAATTGGTCCACATGCTGGAGCAGACAGGCCACCACATTGGCATCCTCTTTTGCAGCTGACTGAACCTCGTTCTCCTCCACCGCATCCGGCTCCTGCTGCTCTGATATTTCGATCTCCCCCTGGGCTTTCTCTTCATGCAAATTCTAAAAATCGTCGAGTATGCCTGTGACACCAATCATGGCCTCAACCACATCGGCACTGCTCGGGGCACTGTCGTCGATGAGGGTGTCCGTGCTCAGTGCCAGCGTAGGATCCGTCGGAACACCTCCTCCTGCAAAGGCAGATGAAGGTAAGCTATCGATGGTGTTGCCATTTATGAGGAAATCGCGGTGCACCTCCGCCGGACTGTATCGGAAACGTTGAGTTGCAATGGGCGTCGTTGGCATAGACTTGGATATGTCCAGTGAATTGCGGGCACTATAGGAGTGTGCGTAACCCAATTGACTGTTATTGGCCGTAGATCCTTCCCAATTAAAGGAGTCAGAGATGGTGAAGAAGCCATTTCCGACGCCACAGTTGCCTCCATTTCCAATTCCCATGACACCTCCTCCGCTGGACGCTGCACCGCCGCCTCCATTCAACGATGTGAGGCTGTTTTGCTGTTGATGTGGCAGTGGCGTTGAGGGCACTGATCGCGAAACAATTCCCGCAGAACCGCCACTACTGTAGCCGGAAGATGAGCCCGCCGAGGAGCTgcatgttgttgctgtgtgCTGGGTTATGCTGTTAAACTTTCTGGTGAAATTCGCGGAGAGAAGCGAGTCTACTTCCACTTCCTCGTACAGTAATCCTGATTCTTTCAGAGGCGCAGACTGCTGACTGTTGCTGTTCTCCGAGTAGAAGTTCAAGCTTGGCGATTGTTGGCTGCCTCTTCGTTGCAATTGGGACAACGGCACCGATTGTGAGCGCTGCATCTCCGACGTATCTAATTCATTTTCTCCCGCGAGCGCCAAACTCGTCTCCAGGTCCATTGAGTTCTGATTGACCAGCGGATCAGCACTGTGGCTGCTGTCTGCAAAGCTGGATGTATTGCCGCCTCCTAGCGACCAGTTTCTACACATCCATTGGGGAAGAATCGATGGACTCGGTGGCGCGGAGGCAGACGTGCTTGTAGGGTAGCTGTACACATAGCCTCGACCCTTGCGATGAGCCCCTATCATGGGATCCCGGTTGTCGCAGTCAAGTGATTGCTGCTTGCTCAACAAGTTGGGTCTTTGCTTCATCCTAGTCAATCCGGGACTAGCGAAGCAATTTTGACTGGGATTCGCCGACCCTGTGGCTGTTGGTGTAGTCACTGATCCATTGGTGTTTGGAGAAATGGGTAGGAAAATGCAGTTCTTGTTGCTACCATTGCTGGAGGCGTTGCTGAGGCTGATCTTtctcttgttgttgctgataaGCGGCAGCTGCTTGGAACGCTGCAACTGCAGGTTCtgatgctggtgctgctgttgatgcttTTTTGACATTAGGGCCAGAGACGCTGAGGCAGAACCCACTCCTGCCTGTGCGGGCAACATCGAAGGTGCCGGCACCGGCGCCAGCATCGCTGCTGCAGCGGCGACGACTGCTGCTCCGCGTCCGGGGGCGGGCATCGCCTCCGGCGCAGAGCCCATCGTCGGTGGCTCTTGTGGATTCTTGTTCTGTTCGGCAGCATCCAAGGAATTCAGTTGTTTTTCCTCAGCGTCTCCCATCTGAAAATATTGGAGCAGCTCGTTGTCGGGCTCCTCGGAGTTCTCCTCGTCCTCGCCAGGTAGAAAGTAGTCATCCAGCTCGTGCTTGTCCATGTTACAGATGCTTATCACTCGCTCCCTGGGCAGTCCCAGATTCTCTGGCAGTCCTGAGTCTTCGGCGGTTGCCAAAGCGGCATTTTCCGCTGCCATCAAACGCTTGGCTCTCAGAATCATCATTTGGTTTCGGGAGGCCACCTTAGGTGTGGTGTCCACACTGCTCGACGGACTCACCGAACTGGTGCTCATCATCTGTGAGGGTGGGCCCATTGAAAGTCCGGGTCCCGGAACTGGGGATGTCCCAGAGTTCGGCGGTGGCGGTGTGGCCGAGGTCGTAGTGATCGTTGGTGGAACCAATAATGCAACACCGCTCGTTGTCCCACTGCTTGGAGAATTCGCCCAGAATCCTTTTGTCTGCTGCGCCTTCAAAACCTTCTTGCAGAAGATATTAGAGGTGTAGTCCTCCACCTCGTCTTTTATGACGATGCCCGTGGGGGATACCTCCTGCTGGGTGAGTACTACGGCCGGCGAGCCCATCTCCAGGATTTTGGGCGTGAGGTTGCGGACAGCGCTACTGCTTCGCTGGTCTGTGGCTAGGTTCATGGGCGTTACCTGCTGTAGATAACCTATTGGAGGCTGCTGGGGATGAATGGGTGAGTCGATGATCTCCTGCTTGATCTTCATTATCTGTTCGTCGCTGGCTTCCTGACTGCTACCCGCGTCTTGGCCAGTTACCAATTGATTGCAGCTGGATTCCGAGGATGTGGATCCCTtgcgtttttttttgcgcCGCTTTTTCAAAGGGCCAATGTCCTGTTAAGGAATACTGCATTAGGAATCTCTAATTAGAGAATATTTTGAAACTTACTGCTAAAACTCGCTTCTCCTTGGGCTCCCGAGGAGTGTATTTTTTTGTAGAAACTGTTGCATTGTTGCTCTTGATACGGGCGCTTAGATCCGCCACGCTCTCTAGCTTAGTGTTTAGCAATTTTTCTGCCCAGCTGCGCACCACATCCCAGCACTCAGAGTCACCTGGAGTCGATGGTAAGCCACCCAAACTGGAGGCACTAGTTAGCTGACTGTGGTCCGAATTGGAATCACCTGATAGGATCTGTTCCGTCTTGCACAGCTGCGGCAGTTGCGGGGGCGTCAGCTTGGTGGTTTTCCGCATTGCCGCATAACAATAGCGAGAGTTTCCACGCGTCCCTAATCTCCGGGGACGAACGCCCGGAAATACCTGCTTCATCACCTTGCCGAAGTCTGCTGTGGACAGAGGTTTAATGCTGAGCCGTTCGCAATAAGCTCTATAAATGAATGGTGAAATTAaccaattattaatttttggtagGGCTATGCTTAAAATACTGATAGGAATAGTATGATTATTCAACTAATTTGCagcatttttgtttatatttagaCTTTCCAACCAAGAGaatgaaaatgaatgaaatacATTTTCACTGTTACCGTCTTCGTTTCAGTAATGCTCCAAATAAGAATGAAAAGAACTCACATATAATCATTGTACACATCCTGTTTTGGTATGGACACCTGTGCATCGTGCTCCAGATGGGAACGCACCCAATTGATGGTATGGTTAATCTCGGAGCGCGTTCCCAGTGGATTTTGTGGCTGCCTCAGCGGATCGGTGTCTGCGCACTCGCCAGGCAAGCGAAGATAGAGGAATAGCTTCTCAATGGGC is part of the Drosophila sechellia strain sech25 chromosome 3R, ASM438219v1, whole genome shotgun sequence genome and encodes:
- the LOC6614116 gene encoding uncharacterized protein LOC6614116, whose amino-acid sequence is MSEKHGQLGAQWTKSAAQAETTAPVSNSIPIPQPIPVALPLQKPNANPYGNCSLQPADIVYSATRFQGPAIHAKGSPLTITPVGPVGGAPASAQISPTSHTHVPVPVATPSGFVPPPFSNAASASGGVSTSVLTPNPFATATANAAGLAFANAFNFSTAQQLGLGKIMHAMGGATAGVPSASVPVTTTPVTAAPSAPTIAGPRHPNEGVPAASGVINSTIAENVMNALSNSNSAGSVPSEEKMRRVLQVIETSLDDNAKLQISQILERVSGLKPIEKLFLYLRLPGECADTDPLRQPQNPLGTRSEINHTINWVRSHLEHDAQVSIPKQDVYNDYIAYCERLSIKPLSTADFGKVMKQVFPGVRPRRLGTRGNSRYCYAAMRKTTKLTPPQLPQLCKTEQILSGDSNSDHSQLTSASSLGGLPSTPGDSECWDVVRSWAEKLLNTKLESVADLSARIKSNNATVSTKKYTPREPKEKRVLADIGPLKKRRKKKRKGSTSSESSCNQLVTGQDAGSSQEASDEQIMKIKQEIIDSPIHPQQPPIGYLQQVTPMNLATDQRSSSAVRNLTPKILEMGSPAVVLTQQEVSPTGIVIKDEVEDYTSNIFCKKVLKAQQTKGFWANSPSSGTTSGVALLVPPTITTTSATPPPPNSGTSPVPGPGLSMGPPSQMMSTSSVSPSSSVDTTPKVASRNQMMILRAKRLMAAENAALATAEDSGLPENLGLPRERVISICNMDKHELDDYFLPGEDEENSEEPDNELLQYFQMGDAEEKQLNSLDAAEQNKNPQEPPTMGSAPEAMPAPGRGAAVVAAAAAMLAPVPAPSMLPAQAGVGSASASLALMSKKHQQQHQHQNLQLQRSKQLPLISNNKRKISLSNASSNGSNKNCIFLPISPNTNGSVTTPTATGSANPSQNCFASPGLTRMKQRPNLLSKQQSLDCDNRDPMIGAHRKGRGYVYSYPTSTSASAPPSPSILPQWMCRNWSLGGGNTSSFADSSHSADPLVNQNSMDLETSLALAGENELDTSEMQRSQSVPLSQLQRRGSQQSPSLNFYSENSNSQQSAPLKESGLLYEEVEVDSLLSANFTRKFNSITQHTATTCSSSAGSSSGYSSGGSAGIVSRSVPSTPLPHQQQNSLTSLNGGGGAASSGGGVMGIGNGGNCGVGNGFFTISDSFNWEGSTANNSQLGYAHSYSARNSLDISKSMPTTPIATQRFRYSPAEVHRDFLINGNTIDSLPSSAFAGGGVPTDPTLALSTDTLIDDSAPSSADVVEAMIGVTGILDDF